The region AAATTAGGGGAATGCGTGGGGAGTTCATGGATTACCCCATCGATATGAAGAGCAGGTACGCCTCCTCCTTTCTGCTGCATGATTTCTTCTTCGACTTGACCAAATACCGGGATAGGTTCAACACTTCGTATGGCTACACAGTAACCTCTGTTAAGTGGAACTTGTACAAGGAGGCTCAGCGGAACTTCCGGCGACCCTTGTTCCGCTACTCGCAGGACCTTTGTGTGCAGAAGCTTTCACTTTTCGCGCTAATAATGCAGAGCAACTGCCTATATCGCTATCAAATGAAACAGTTCATCCACCGATTGGACGAAGCAGGACTCATTCGCCTGTGGTATCGACAATCCTACTATGTCATGGTGAAAACAGGACACTTCCGTTTCGGGGACATCGACACTTTCCACCAAACACACTCCATTCGATGGTCGGAATGGCTTTATGTGGTGGCAGTATTTGGTGTTGGGCTTTTGTTTTCAACGCTTGTGTTCGTCACTGAGCTCACTGTTCACTATGTAAATGTTTACTTGCAGAACTTGTAACTTCGTCGTCGTATgagcaaataaaaatcgtaCCTATGACAGGGTAAAAGAGGTATAATGTTTTCAGGAAAATTTTACTCATTTATTAGCTATACCAAATTAAaccaaaataaatgatttattagGCAATGGGTATCTCAGAAAAGAGTTGGTAGTCTCCGGAACTTAGTTATTTTTACTATTAGTTCAAATGTAGTCCATAAATAAAAGTCAGTTCTGACGCCTCAATAACGTTCATAGTAATTAGGTAAATACCGTAAACCCTATATCAAATAGTACCATCTCTAGGCCAAAGTCAGTGCTCGGAGATGTCTGCAACTAGTAATACTATTCACAGCAAGCTCGTCTCGCTGATAAGTCGAGGTCAAGACTTCACCAGCATTTTCTTCTACGCTCCTGCTAAAGAAAAGTGTCACTTGGAGGATACCCTTTCTTCAGCCACTAGGGGACTGCCTCTAGTGATATGGCGTTCGGATAGGACAGTGATCCTGAATGGATTCCTCGGCGAGGGACTGTTGGTGCTGGCCTGTCTTCCAGAATTCCATTGGAGAGCTTTTCTGGGCAGTCTGTCTAGGAGTTTAAAGTATCTGAGGCAGGCCAGAGTACTCATTGAATTTATGGAGGACAGGGACGAATATCTAGCCCACCAGGTGCTATCGTTTTGTCAAAGTCAGGATATGATTAATGTCAATGCTATTTTTAACGATTTCGAGGAGACCCAAGTGGTGAGCAGCTTCGAGGCCTATCCGGAGTTCGAAATGGTGAACAAAACTTTTGGAGAAGGCACCCAAGTTACCGAGCTATACCCGAATAAGATGGCGGACCTAAGGGGCGGTAATATCCGTACCATTCCAGACTACTCAGTTCCAAATACCATTTTCTACCAAGACAAGCAGGGCAACAAACATATCCTGGGCTACTTGTGGGACATCATGAAGGCCTACGCCCGAAAACACAATGCCAAGCTGCAAGTGGTTAATAAGTACGCGGAAGGCAGGCCACTCAACTATATCGAACTTCTGGACCTGGCCCAGAACGGACTTATAGATATTGCCGCCAGCATTCAGCCCATGTCGATGGGTGGCCTAGATCGGGTTCACGAGATGTCCTACCCGCTGAATCAGGCCAGCTGGTGTACCATGCTGCCGATGGAAAGGCAACTCAATGTGTCGGAGCTGCTATCCCGAGCGATGCCCTATGCAACCTTTGCTCTATTGATTTTTCTCTGGATTTTTTATGAGCTCTTGAAGGGCAGATGGCGACGTTATCAGCGGCTCCAGAGGATTAGCTGGCTGATACTGGCCACATTGATTACCTCGAATTACCTGGGCAAGCTACTCACTCTCTTCGCAGATCCTCCTTCCTTGCCACCCATTGACAGCCTGGCTGCTTTGATAGAGTCTCCAGTGCGCATTATATCCATTAGATCTGAGTACTCCGCCATTGAGTTCACCCAGCGCACCAAGTACTCTGCGGCATTTCGCTTGGCTCTGAAGGCCTCCACACTGATTGGCTTGCGAAATGCCCTGAACACCTCCTATGGCTACACACTGACCAgtgaaaagtggaaaatgtaCAAGGAGCAGCAGAAGCGCAGCTCCAGGCCCCTG is a window of Drosophila biarmipes strain raj3 chromosome 3R, RU_DBia_V1.1, whole genome shotgun sequence DNA encoding:
- the LOC108024495 gene encoding uncharacterized protein LOC108024495; protein product: MSATSNTIHSKLVSLISRGQDFTSIFFYAPAKEKCHLEDTLSSATRGLPLVIWRSDRTVILNGFLGEGLLVLACLPEFHWRAFLGSLSRSLKYLRQARVLIEFMEDRDEYLAHQVLSFCQSQDMINVNAIFNDFEETQVVSSFEAYPEFEMVNKTFGEGTQVTELYPNKMADLRGGNIRTIPDYSVPNTIFYQDKQGNKHILGYLWDIMKAYARKHNAKLQVVNKYAEGRPLNYIELLDLAQNGLIDIAASIQPMSMGGLDRVHEMSYPLNQASWCTMLPMERQLNVSELLSRAMPYATFALLIFLWIFYELLKGRWRRYQRLQRISWLILATLITSNYLGKLLTLFADPPSLPPIDSLAALIESPVRIISIRSEYSAIEFTQRTKYSAAFRLALKASTLIGLRNALNTSYGYTLTSEKWKMYKEQQKRSSRPLFRYSKDLCFYEMIPFGLVIPENSAHRAPLHDFTLLLWQSGLHDFWVARGFYYMVKAGKIHLADFKERYRPEKLTISDLRHVLVLYASGVLISMVLFACELFVSWVNYWLGF